A region of Dictyostelium discoideum AX4 chromosome 1 chromosome, whole genome shotgun sequence DNA encodes the following proteins:
- a CDS encoding FYVE-type zinc finger-containing protein — translation MMSSEEFNTSYTKEEPLLIYRNKTEEFNILKNKYLNNNRNGEDLLLIKFKQAALNISTLLNTDSQEINRMVQNCCICGSKFGKIFNKRQKCLVCNSIVCSNCNNNSVPLSSLNIKLKETNSIVQNNSNHSQQHQQPNSVITCNVCFSSLKIMITRLDFNRQSDKSMNSDFVQFYEQMQLNILDCKKYIPTFKSLVLQIQNNASPSVSKAKSLEETIAISIKELESGIRQLKQLQGSTPKQNQVINNIKHSFATYLQTSIPEFKLTSNQFNQKLLITVDTTNSMIKSNKSQLIISNQSTGELEINQDLLNSLSLKDINDEIKNHGSSVPLGDSRSKQEVLKQLIDILNREIYNREIGNNNNNNKKGTNYTTNNNNNNNSYSNSGCESPIIESVNNSNILSSSPTPILSSIFSSFSNLLSDKKQPTTQQQQPITKQEYRPITKPSESKYSEDGQILVDGKLLSTLTLKELNDEVRIRGYAVPMEMRSKPDVYLLLKDILIDEIDNRSSIVSVVPAVCPQSGCFVTITGDNLNKKSIEITVGNLNVKPFKQNVHAIMFLSPSQPNEGEVELIISDGDLTLTKQFLFFTNSCFQTDEDISNVNDYALDMFQKSTTSPLLNNSSDSNKNTYKNNQNNVKNFNNVNNNNNNINNNNSEFYNNSSSISSSISSNNNEIKSFSRTHSRNNSYNNNNNNNNNNSSLNSSPKTASPSLRSFNNSNSGYNNNQPHQNDSFSILMSKEIGSTGETFDDIVVEMIHPTVSPLSGNKVSVQFKHPVKSNILKVNIGSGNGDNVKQLQNIEISNAGRKISFQTPPLPQGSYNIEFTQDSKVLLLENILFYDSSIPDSNNSGFTNNNNNINNYNNNNNNNYNNINNNNSFNNFNNNNFNNNSFNMNISNSNNYYYKEQPKIATSSRVLGGKKN, via the exons atgatgagtTCAGAAGAATTCAATACAAGTTATACAAAAGAAGAACCCTTATtaa tttatagaaataaaacagaagaatttaatattttaaaaaataaatatttaaataataatagaaatggAGAAGATTTAttgttaattaaatttaaacaagCAGCATTAAATATTAGTACTTTATTGAATACAGATTCACAAGAAATCAATAGAATGGTACAAAATTGTTGTATATGTGGTAgtaaatttggtaaaatatttaataaaaggcAAAAATGTTTAGTTTGTAATTCAATAGTTTGttcaaattgtaataataattcagtaccattatcatctttaaatataaaattaaaagaaacaaaTTCTATAGtacaaaataatagtaatcatagtcaacaacatcaacaaccaaATTCAGTTATAACATGTAATGTTTGTTTTTCATCACTAAAGATTATGATTACAAGATTAGATTTTAACAGACAAAGTGATAAATCAATGAATTCAGATTTCGTTCAATTCTATGAACAAATGCAATTGAATATATTGGATTGTAAAAAGTATATACCAACTTTTAAATCATTGGtattacaaattcaaaataatgcATCACCATCAGTTTCAAAAGCGAAATCATTAGAAGAAACCATTGCAATCTCAATCAAAGAGTTGGAAAGTGGTATTagacaattaaaacaattacaagGTTCAACaccaaaacaaaatcaagtcatcaataatattaaacatAGTTTTGCAACTTATTTACAAACTTCAATAcctgaatttaaattaacctcaaatcaattcaatcaaaagCTATTAATCACTGTCGATACTACAAATTCAatgataaaatcaaataaatcacaattaattatttcaaatcaatCAACTGGTGAATTAGAGATTAAtcaagatttattaaattctttatcacTCAAAGAtataaatgatgaaattaaaaatcatgGTTCATCTGTACCTTTAGGTGATTCAAGATCAAAACAAGaagttttaaaacaattaattgatattttaaatagagaaatttataatagagaaattggtaataataataataataataaaaaaggtaCAAATTAtactacaaataataataataataataatagttatagTAATAGTGGTTGTGAAAGTCCAATTATTGAATCagttaataatagtaatatattATCATCAAGTCCAACACCAATATTATCAAGTATTTtctcatcattttcaaatttattaagtgATAAGAAACAACCAAccacacaacaacaacaaccaattacAAAACAAGAATATAGACCAATTACAAAACCAAGCGAATCAAAATATTCAGAAGATGGTCAAATTTTAGTagatggtaaattattatcaacattaactttaaaagaattaaatgatgaaGTTAGAATTCGTGGATATGCTGTACCAATGGAAATGAGAAGTAAGCCAgatgtttatttattactaaAGGATATTTTAAtcgatgaaattgataatagaaGTTCAATCGTATCGGTTGTACCTGCAGTTTGCCCACAAAGTGGTTGTTTTGTCACTATAACtggtgataatttaaataagaaatcaattgaaatcaCCGTGGGAAACTTAAACGTTAAACCTTTTAAACAGAATGTACATGCAATCATGTTTCTTAGTCCTTCACAACCAAATGAAGGCGAGGTCGAATTAATAATCTCTGATGGCGATCTTACACTAACAAAACAGTTCCTTTTCTTTACAAATTCTTGTTTTCAAACTGATGAAGATATTTCAAATGTAAATGATTATGCTCTTGATATGTttcaaaaatcaacaacctctcctttattaaataattcttcagattcaaataaaaatacatataaaaacaatcaaaataatgttaaaaattttaacaatgtaaataataataataataatattaataataataatagtgaattttataataacagtagtagtattagcagtagtattagtagtaataataatgaaattaaaagttttagtAGAACTCATAGCAGaaataatagttataataataataataataataataataataatagtagtttaAATTCATCACCAAAAACAGCATCACCTAGTTTAAGATCTTTTAATAACAGTAATAGTGggtataataataaccaaccTCATCAAAatgattcattttcaatattaatgaGTAAAGAGATTGGATCTACTGGTGAAACATTTGATGATATAGTTGTTGAAATGATTCATCCAACAGTGTCACCATTAAGTGGAAATAAAGTTAGTGTACAATTCAAACACCCAGTAAAAAgtaatatattaaaagttAATATTGGCTCTGGTAATGGTGACAATGTTAAACAGTTACAAAATATTGAGATTTCAAATGCTGGTAGAAAAATATCATTTCAaacaccaccattaccacaAGGTTCTTATAATATAGAGTTTACTCAAGATTCAaaggttttattattagaaaatattttattttatgattCTTCAATTCCAGATTCTAATAATAGCggttttacaaataataataataatattaataattataataataataataataataattataataatattaataataacaatagttttaataattttaataataataattttaataataatagttttaatatgaatataagtaatagtaataattattattataaagaaCAACCAAAAATTGCTACTTCTTCAAGAGTATTAGgcggaaaaaaaaattaa